In the Saccharococcus thermophilus genome, GACCATGATGTTGCGAAAAAAACACGGGAATTCAAAGAATAACCAGAATACCCTTTATAAAGGGATTCTGGTTTATTCGTTCCGGACTGCTTCGAACGTTATCGTTCTTCCGCACGGTTCAATGACCGTTTCCCCATTTTTCTTCACTTCACGAAAAATCGGCTGTTCGATACGTCGAATGGGGCGATATCCTTCTGCTTTTATACGCTCCAGACACTCGTCAATCGTTTCATGTTCTTCGACGACAAATCTTTTTTTCATCATCACATCCCCTCCTCTCTTTTATGTTACTTATTTCCACACAAAAAATAAACCGAACGATTGCATCATTCGGCTATTGATTTTTCTTTACATATTTTTGATACAGTCCAATTAAAGTGGCTGTTCTATACGTTTCTAATTTTTTTCTTTCCACAGGATGACGGCGAATTCCTGCCTCTTTCAACTGTTGGACGAGCCAACCTTTGGAACCGAAATAAGCCATAAAAATTCCTCCCTTTTTTTCTATCGCTTGTCCTATATATACGACGGAAACAAAAAATAAGAACTAAAAAATCGGATTGGCGATGACGCCAATCCGATTTTAATCATGATCATGTTTATGGCCTTTTCCTTTTTCCTTATGTTTCTTTTCATGTTTTTCATGCGGATGGTGTGGTCGTTTTTCCTTCTCCCTTTTTTCTTTTAGGCCGTGTTCATGTTTTTTTCGTTCCTCTTCTTTTTTCCGTTTTTCTTCTTCTTTCTTTTGTCTATGCCATTGCTGCCATTGTTTCTTTTCTTTCTTTAAAGCTGGGTAGGCAAATGGCTGCGATGGCGTGCCTTCGAGCGCTTTTTCCATGATTTCTTTAAAAATAACGGCGACCGTTTGGCTGCTTGTCGTTTGCAAATAATGGCGTTCATCGGTATGATCATATCCAAGCCAAACCGCTCCGACAAGCTGAGGAGTATAGCCAACCATCCATTGATCTTTTACCCCATTTACTCCATCTAGCGGAAATTGGGTCGAGCCTGTTTTTCCCGCTAACGCCCTTCCAGGAATGCGGGCGAGTTTCCCTGTTCCTTCTTTTACGACCCCTTCGAGCATAAACGTTATTTTTTGCGCCACTTCTTTTGATGTGACACGCACATCATGCGGTTCCCATTTCGCCATCTCGTTGCCGTTTTGGTCGACGATTTTTGTAATAATGTGGGCTTCTTTTCGTACACCGTTATTCGGAAATGCCGAATATGCCTCTGCCATTTGCAATGGAGATACTCCCTGCTTCATTCCCCCTAATGCAATTCCTAAATAATGGTCTTCTTTTTCTAAAGGGATGCCGAACCGCTGCAAAGCATCGATGCCTTTTTCCAATCCGATTTGATCTAAAAGCCATACAGCAGGAACGTTCAGCGAATGAATGACCGCCTCATACATCGTGACACTTCCGCGGTACGTATGGTCATAGTTTTCTGGGCGATAGCCATCAAACTCCATTGGCTCATCTTTTAATTCGTCAAATATATGGTATCCCTGTTCTAACGCGGGAGTATACACAGCAAGCGGCTTCATGGCTGACCCCGGCTGACGTTTTAGTTGCGTCGCCCGGTTAAACCCGCGGAATACATGCTCGCCGCGCCCGCCGATCAACGCCTTGATCCCGCCTGTTTTCGGATCAAGAAGCACCGCACCACTTTGGACAAGTTGATCATCCGTTCCTTTTGGAAATAATGCGTCATTTTGATATACCGTTTCTAACGCTTCCTGCATGCGGGGGTTTAACTCTGTATAAATATGAAGCCCCCCGGACAGCACTTCCTTTTGTGTTAAATGATACCGTTCGATTGCTTCTTGAATGAGATGGTCGACGTAATACGGATATTTTCCTTTGTACGGATCCTCTTTTTCTTTTTGAATGATAATCTTTTCTTGTCTAGCGCGCAAAAACGTTTGTTCATCAATATAACCTTGTTCCTTCATTAATTGAAGAACGATGTTTCTCCTAGCGATCGCTTCTTCGTAATGACGGACGGGAGACAGTGCGGACGGCGCTTTAATCAATCCTGCTAACAACGCGGATTCGCTTACCGTTAATTCGGAAACATCCTTTCCAAAGTAAGTTTCTGCCGCTTTTTTAATCCCCCACGCTCCCTCGCCGAAGTAAACACGGTTGACGTACATTTCTAAAATCTTTTTTTTCGAATACGTTTGCTCGATTTTTTTCGCGATAAACCATTCTTCCCATTTGCGCCGCAATGTTTTTTCATTCCTGTAGTTGAGCAATTTTAATTACAATAATTACCATGTAAAAGAGACAAACAGGGTACCCCTTATGCCACGTGGAGCTGTTTTTTCACGGTATCAATGGGAATATTTTGTTTCGCTGCACGGTAAATGAACTCCACGAGGCTATGTCCTTTTCTCTTGCGCAGAAGATCGAGCCCATCAGAAAAATCGCTGTTCGACTCGAACATGCTGTACACGTAAGCAAGCTGCACCAAGATCCAGTAGCGTTTCACCGCCCGACGTCCGCGAACGCGGTATCCATCGAGTTTCAGCTGGTCTTTCGCTTGACGGAAAAAACATTCGATCGACCAACGCTGGGCATAGTAGCGCAAGATCTCTTCATCGCTTAGATCCCGGTCGGTGCTCAAGACGCAGTGAAGATGTTCCGATGTCATCGGCTGATCGGCTTTCCAAGCGAGCAGCACCACGGCATCATCGAGACCTTTGAGAGAGCCTTCGTAGCGATAAACCCGATAACGCTCTTCTCCCACCGTGACGAGGTGAGTGTCTTTCGGTTCGATGTAGCGGGCAAACTCCCTCACCTGAACCGCAATGCCTTTTGGATAAAGAAGCCGATTGGCCTTGAGCATTGCGATTACGTGGAATCCCTTTTTCAGACAAGCTTCCACGAGCGTTTGCGATGGATACCAAGAGTCCATCAGCACATAAACAGGACGGTGTACATCCAAAGAAGAAAGCATCTCGATCGCGAGTTCCCCCTTGCTTTTCCCAGCCGCCTTGTCGTAGAGGCGGAACGCAAAGGGAAAAGCCTGGGTCATCGTATGAACCATGAGCCAAACGAGAGAATGTCCCCAGATCGACTTTTTCTCTGTGTGAGAATAGTGCCAATCACACCCTTGAATGGCGTGCGTTGCCTGTGACGAAGGCTTGGTTTTTTGGCAAATCGTATCATCGATCGAAACAAAAAGGGGTTGACTCTCCTGTTTGGCGATGCGTTCGACACGACGAAGCATCCACTGTTGAAGTTTGCGAAGCAGCGTCTCTTCATCCCAAGGGCTTTTCGTGAAAAAATGGCTGAGTGTCGTGCGGTGGTTCGGATGAAAGCTCCAATGATGAAGATCGGTCAATGTTCCCGCAAATCCTTTGGTGGTCAGCGCATCCACGATATGAACGAGATGCTTCATGACAGGTTTTGAAAAATAAAGGGCCAACCCCAACATCGTGAAAAACTTGTGGATTCCTTGATGATGTGCTAATCTATTCATGAGACATGAACCTCCTTGTGAATAGTTTTGGTGACACATCTATTCTAATCAAGGAATCGGGTTCATGTCTCTTTTTTTGTTTGGTTGTAAATTTATGTTAGCGAATTTGCTCATCTACAGTTCATTCGTTAAAAATACGTTTTTCGCTAACTGCTGTGTAATGGTGCTTCCGCCTTCCGCCCATTCCCCAGCTTTCATATTGCGGACGAGCGCCCGCAAAATGCCATAATAATCAATCCCATGATGCTGATAAAAACGGCGGTCTTCTGTCGCTACTACCGCTTCGAGAAAATGATTAGGAATCCGTTCGATCGGTACCCATTCCATCTTCGATGAGGAAATTTTGCTAGCGACACGTCCGTTTTGGTCATAAATGACAGTCGGGGCTGGCAGCGGATTTTGCAGCGCGCTTATATCTCTTGTCGCGATATACCATTGCATCGCTAAATAGACGCCGACAATAAAAACCGCGAACACAGCTCCATTCAGCAGCCAATGCCTTTTCCGTTTGTTTTTTCTTGCTTGCCATCGGCTTTGTTGTTCCAATGAAATCCCCCCTACTCTATCAACGTTATACAATTCGAAGCGACGCTCCTTTTTCCGTACATTGCCCATCATAAAAAAATGGCGCAAACGGCCTGGTTGCGTCCATTTGCGCCAGCATTCCATCAAGCTGATGGAACATCTTTCTTTTTCCCTTTTAAGAAGAACGCCAAAATCAGCGCCAGCACAGCGAGTCCGGTAGCGACAAAAAATGCGTCGTTAATTCCCTCAACAGCGGAATGCTGTTGTACGATGCCATATAAAAGCTGCGCGATCGCTTCATCACTAGGAATCGCATGTTTCAACTGCGCGACAATATCCATGAAGAACGGATTATTTTCCGTCATCTCATTGCGATAATTTTCCGCATGAAACTTCGTACGGTTAGACATGATGGTAACGAGAAATGCCGTACCAAGCGAAGCAGCGACTTGCCGCAGCGTGTTGGCCATTGCCGTTCCATGGCTGTATAAATGGCGTGGCAACGCGTTTAATCCTTCCGTCATAATCGGCATCGACAACATCGACATGCCGAACATGCGGAAAATATAAATGGCCAAAATATGGCTGTATGGCGTATCCATCGTCAGCTTGCTGAACTCCCACGTTGTCACGACCGTAATAACTAATCCAACAATCGCCAGCATGCGCGCGCCGATGCGGTCAAAAATCCAGCCGGAAATCGGCGACATAATCGCCATTACGATCGCGCCAGGCAAAAGCAACAAACCCGCGTCAAACGGCGTAAAGCCGCGCAAGTTTTGCAAATAGACCGGAAGCAGGACCATCGCGGCAAACAGAGCCATGTTAATGACGCAGCCGATGATGGTGGACAAAGTAAACACGTTATATTTAAACACACGGAAATTCAAAATTGGATTTTCCATCGTTAACGAACGCCATGTAAATAAAATCAAGAATATGACACCAATGATAATGGACACTATTACACTCGTCTGTCCCCAGCCGTTGCTTCCGGCTTCGCTGAATCCATAAAGCACACCGCCAAAGCCGATTGTCGAATAAATCGCGCCGCGCCAGTCTAAAAGCGGATTTCCTGTTTTCGGTGTATTCTTTAACCAAAGAAACGCGAGCACAATATCAATAATCGCAATCGGTAATACAACATAGAACAAAAGGCGCCACGTGTAATGTTCCACGATCCATCCCGATAATGTCGGACCGACGGCCGGCGCGAACATCATGGCAATCCCAACAGTTCCCATCGCCACTCCGCGTTTTTCGGGCGGAAAAATAGTTAGCATAATGACCATCATTAATTGCATAATAATTCCCGCCCCTACCGCTTGGATCAGACGGCCGGTCAAGATAACGGAAAATGATGGGGCAACCGAACAAATAAACGCTCCGATCGCAAAAAACGACATCCCTGATAAAAACAGTTTTTTTGTTGGAAATTTAGCAATTAAAAACGGGCTGATCGGAATCAGCACACCGTTAACGAGCATGTATCCTGTCACAAGCCATTGAATCGTTGACGTTTCTACATTGAAATCATTCATCATATGCGGCAGCGCGACGTTAATGAGCGTTTGGTTCAAAATCGCCACAAACGCTCCAAGTATGATCGTCACGACCACTTTTACGCGGCTGTCGCCAATGTTGGCCAAAGCCGTTTGGCCGGATGGCGCTGTTGTTTGAACCGTCTTTTCGTCGCTATTTGCCACCGCGCTGGTCGATGCTTCCGCTCGTTTTGCATCAGGCGGGACGGGAGCGTTTTTTCGTCTTATTAGCGCAATATTCGCCACCGCAAGAACGAGAACGGAAAAAATAATGTAGCCAGTTAAAAACATTGCCATAGGCCATCACCTACTTATGAATGCGAACGGTGACGTTCATTCCTGGTACTAGCCCCGCCCCGTTATCATCGTCAATGGAAATCGTCACTGGAATGACTTGCGTCACTTTCGTATAGTTTCCAGTAGCGTTGGAGCTTGGAAGCAAGCTAAATGTATTGGCAGTCGCATTCCCTATTTTTTCTACTTTGCCGGTAAATTTGCGATCTGGGTATGCATCCACGTAAATATCGACATCTTGGCCTACTTTGACATCTCTAATATCCGTTTCTTCAATGTTGGCCGTTACCCACAAATCATCCAAATCATAGCCGCGCGCCAGCGTCATGCCAGCAGCGACAAACGAATTTTCCACCGCGTTTTGCTGCACAATCGTCATATGATGCGGAACAGTTACTGGGATTGTATTTTTGCCGTCGAAGATCTCACCAATTTTAGCGTCGCTGTTAAACGTTTTTCCGACATTTCCCGACCAGGAAGTCAACTTTCCAGAAAACGGAGCAGTAATCGTAATCGCTTGGCCGTCGATACGGGCGTTGTCCGTTTTAATGTAGTTGGTTACCTCGTTGACATAATAATAAGCAGCAAAACCGCCGCCTACAAGTAAAATAAGAACGATAATGTTTAGCGTGATGAGCCGTTTTGCGTTCATTGTTTTATTCCTCCCCTAGCAATATGTCCTTCATTTTTTGTTGAATAGAAAGAAATTGGATAATTTCATCCATCTCTATTGTTTGCTCAATTTTTTTTAACCGCTGCAACAAAATTGATTCCTGGTTAAACGCTTCTTGAATCGTCCGTCTTCCTTTTTCCGTTAGACTTAATACGACGGCGCGGCGGTCTTTTTTCGAGGTTTCCCGCGCCACTAATCCAGCGCTGACAAGGCGGTCCACCGTACCGCTGACGTTGCTGTTGCTTAAATTTAATTTTTCCGCCAAATCGTTCAGCCGGATATTTTCTTTTTTCCATAACGTGTAAAGAATCATTAGCTGCACTTCTGTAATTCCTACCCGGGCCGCATCTTCGCGGACAAGCCGGCACAACGCTTTTTGCATTCGGAACACCGAATACATAATCTCTTTTCCAATACCTTCCATGCATCCCCCCTCCTCACTATTAATATGTAATCAAAATAGTTTCAATACGAATTATTTCTATGCGAAGTATGATTATAACATGACAATATATAAAAATCAAAATAAATCAAATGTGGGGAAAACATTGGGAAATCATATGCTAGATAAAATTCGTCCAGAAGGCCGAAGTCTTGCTCCGCCTTTTTTCCTGGTTGATAAAAAAGAGCCTGCTCAAAACGAGTAGAATCCAGTTTTTCGACAAAGCCGACAAGCTGCGCCCAGCACTAAGCCAAATCTAACCATTTTTCATGTAATATACTATTTTAACCCGTGGTGCTAGTTGAGTTTTAACACTCAACTAGCCCAAGAACAACAAGGGAGTAAGCCAGTAAAATACCATCCAGCGCCGTTTCAAATCCAGAAACCGAGTTCGCTCGAATCTCGGTGATCCGATACGAATCGACTAAAATCGAAAACACGGTTTCCACCACTTTACGTTTTCGCTTCATCCACTGTTTCCATGCGTCCGATTGGCGAATTCGCTGATTTTTTCGAACGGGCGTCCAAAAAGCGACCCGGTGCTCTTCGTACAGCTTCTTTTGCAGCTTTTGGCTGATATACCCTTTGTCACCGAGGTTATACGGATGTGGAATTTGCGTCATGACGGTTTCAGCGGCCACCCGGTCGTGACAAGACGCTTCAGTGACGACATATCCCATCGGAAGCCCTTGGTCGGTGACCTGCAGATGAAGTTTCAACCCATAGAAAGTGATCCTTTTGGAAGCACAATAGCCAATATCCGCAATTCCACGAAACCGTTTGACGCGATGCATTCGGGATGAATGACACAGCTCGATCGGCAAGCTGTCCACGACCGCATACGCATGGTGTTGCCCGCACTTGGCCAGCTGGTGCCGAATCTACTTGATCGCAAAGCTAAGCGCTCGGCAGCGACGGTTGTACCGAGAACGCTCAGGGAACAAGGCCTTGGGAAACAAATTCCCAATCACAAACCGGTGCCAAGCCCGTTCGGAAGTGAAGCCCAACAACTTTCCAAGGACATGGATGGTGATGATGACTTCGTCTTTCTGTTTCAACAAATGACGATTTCGACGTTGAAGATGAATCTGGATACTCGATAGTTGAGCTGATACAAAACACAAAATCGATGCATATTGTTTTTGAAGTTTGACACGATCTGTTGTAAAATGAAAGTGCTCTTGCATGGGAACTTCTCCTTTTGATGTTTGGTTGCACTTTCATTTTAAGGAGATCCTCATGCAAGGGCTATTTTTTATGCTTGTCTGATTTTATCTAGCACCACGGGTAAACTTTTTATAAATCAAGAAGCAATTTTTTATTTCATTAAATTTTGGAAATCAACTATTTTTGACAACATGCATGTAAAAAGCCGACCTCCATGCAAGAGATCGGCTTTTTTCGTGTGTATGACGCCGCGTTTGCCGTTGGTGGAATGCAGTTTCTCAACCACACTCTACCAGGTGGGTGTTCGCAGAAACGTTCCTGTCGTCCTCTAACCTAGCGTGTAGGGAGGCATGACATTCCCGTTTCGATATAGAACTCCCTTTCTTTTGCCATCGGTTGAAACTTCATTCTTCAACGAACAACGCAGCGGTTTTTGGTGATTATTATCATACATAATCTTTTTTCTTTTTGCAAGTGGATGATTCTCTCATTTTTTCGTAAGTGTCCTTAAACTGGATACACACCATGTTTTCTTTCCGAGAACGTCATATATTTAGACATATACGCATCAAAACGGCGGATCAGCTCATCGCGCAATTGGTTTGGAGCAATAATGCCGTCTACGACCATTTCCGACGCAAGCCGGTAAATATCGATATCGCGGCGGTATTCTTCACGTTTTTGTTCGACAAAGGCTGCGCGCTCTTCCTCTGGCAATTCCGCAATTTTATTCGCATACACGGCGTTGACTGCCGCTTCCGGTCCCATGACGGCGATTTGCGCGTTTGGAAACGCCAAGCAACAATCCGGTTCAAACGCCGGTCCGGCCATCGCATACAACCCGGCACCGTATGCTTTGCGCACGATGATCGAGATTTTCGGCACGGTCGCTTCCGACATCGCCGAAATCATTTTCGCTCCGTGGCGGATGATGCCGGCGCGCTCCACTTTCGTACCGATCATAAAACCTGGAATGTCGGCTAAAAAGAGAAGCGGAATGTTAAACGCATCGCAAAGCGTAATAAATTTCGCCGCTTTGTCGGCAGAATCGTGGAACAACACCCCGCCTTTGACGCGCGGCTGATTGGCGATAATGCCGATCGTCTGGCCGTTTAAGCGCGCCAGTCCGGTGATGAGCTCCGGCGCAAACAGCTTCTTAATTTCGCAAAACGAGCCTTCGTCGATCACGCGCTCAATCAAATCGTACATGTTAAACGGGGCGTTTTGGTTCGCCGGAAGAATATCTTCGATCGTTTTTTCAAACGCTTTTGGCGGTTTCGCCTCCACTACAGGCGGCTTCTCGCTGTAATTGGCCGGAAAATAGGATAGATAGCGGCGGGCATAGGCAATCGCCTCTTCTTCCGTTTTCACAAGCACATCGCCACATCCGGAAACAGTGCAATGCATACGGGCCCCGCCCATTTCTTCAAGCGTCACTTTTTCTCCGATCACCATTTCCGCCATGCGCGGCGAGCCTAAATACATCGAGGCGTTTCCTTCGACCATGATGACAATATCGCAAAATGCCGGAATATACGCCCCACCGGCAGCGGAAGGACCAAATAAGAGGCAGACTTGCGGCACTTTTCCTGATAATTTCACCTGGTTATAAAAGATTCTTCCCGCACCGCGCCGGCCTGGAAACATTTCAATTTGGTCCGTGATGCGCGCGCCAGCAGAATCCACTAAATATAGAATCGGGCAGCGAAGCTTTTCTGCGGTTTCTTGAATACGAATAATTTTTTCAACGGTGCGCGCTCCCCATGAACCTGCTTTCACCGTAGAGTCATTCGCCATTACGCATACCGTTTGACCGTTAATTTTTCCGACTCCTGTAACAACGCCATCGGCAGGGAGCCCATCAGCTAGGCAGTTCGCAAAAAGACCGTCTTCAAATTCCAGT is a window encoding:
- a CDS encoding transglycosylase domain-containing protein, which encodes MRRKWEEWFIAKKIEQTYSKKKILEMYVNRVYFGEGAWGIKKAAETYFGKDVSELTVSESALLAGLIKAPSALSPVRHYEEAIARRNIVLQLMKEQGYIDEQTFLRARQEKIIIQKEKEDPYKGKYPYYVDHLIQEAIERYHLTQKEVLSGGLHIYTELNPRMQEALETVYQNDALFPKGTDDQLVQSGAVLLDPKTGGIKALIGGRGEHVFRGFNRATQLKRQPGSAMKPLAVYTPALEQGYHIFDELKDEPMEFDGYRPENYDHTYRGSVTMYEAVIHSLNVPAVWLLDQIGLEKGIDALQRFGIPLEKEDHYLGIALGGMKQGVSPLQMAEAYSAFPNNGVRKEAHIITKIVDQNGNEMAKWEPHDVRVTSKEVAQKITFMLEGVVKEGTGKLARIPGRALAGKTGSTQFPLDGVNGVKDQWMVGYTPQLVGAVWLGYDHTDERHYLQTTSSQTVAVIFKEIMEKALEGTPSQPFAYPALKKEKKQWQQWHRQKKEEEKRKKEEERKKHEHGLKEKREKEKRPHHPHEKHEKKHKEKGKGHKHDHD
- a CDS encoding IS701 family transposase, which produces MNRLAHHQGIHKFFTMLGLALYFSKPVMKHLVHIVDALTTKGFAGTLTDLHHWSFHPNHRTTLSHFFTKSPWDEETLLRKLQQWMLRRVERIAKQESQPLFVSIDDTICQKTKPSSQATHAIQGCDWHYSHTEKKSIWGHSLVWLMVHTMTQAFPFAFRLYDKAAGKSKGELAIEMLSSLDVHRPVYVLMDSWYPSQTLVEACLKKGFHVIAMLKANRLLYPKGIAVQVREFARYIEPKDTHLVTVGEERYRVYRYEGSLKGLDDAVVLLAWKADQPMTSEHLHCVLSTDRDLSDEEILRYYAQRWSIECFFRQAKDQLKLDGYRVRGRRAVKRYWILVQLAYVYSMFESNSDFSDGLDLLRKRKGHSLVEFIYRAAKQNIPIDTVKKQLHVA
- a CDS encoding biosynthetic peptidoglycan transglycosylase, with amino-acid sequence MEQQSRWQARKNKRKRHWLLNGAVFAVFIVGVYLAMQWYIATRDISALQNPLPAPTVIYDQNGRVASKISSSKMEWVPIERIPNHFLEAVVATEDRRFYQHHGIDYYGILRALVRNMKAGEWAEGGSTITQQLAKNVFLTNEL
- a CDS encoding MarR family winged helix-turn-helix transcriptional regulator, producing the protein MEGIGKEIMYSVFRMQKALCRLVREDAARVGITEVQLMILYTLWKKENIRLNDLAEKLNLSNSNVSGTVDRLVSAGLVARETSKKDRRAVVLSLTEKGRRTIQEAFNQESILLQRLKKIEQTIEMDEIIQFLSIQQKMKDILLGEE
- a CDS encoding NETI motif-containing protein — its product is MMKKRFVVEEHETIDECLERIKAEGYRPIRRIEQPIFREVKKNGETVIEPCGRTITFEAVRNE
- a CDS encoding DUF2639 domain-containing protein — its product is MAYFGSKGWLVQQLKEAGIRRHPVERKKLETYRTATLIGLYQKYVKKNQ
- a CDS encoding acyl-CoA carboxylase subunit beta, whose product is MQTNDVMNKQNKTLTEQLTERIKKIEQGGAPKYHEKNAAQGKLFVRDRLKLLLDNGLEFEDGLFANCLADGLPADGVVTGVGKINGQTVCVMANDSTVKAGSWGARTVEKIIRIQETAEKLRCPILYLVDSAGARITDQIEMFPGRRGAGRIFYNQVKLSGKVPQVCLLFGPSAAGGAYIPAFCDIVIMVEGNASMYLGSPRMAEMVIGEKVTLEEMGGARMHCTVSGCGDVLVKTEEEAIAYARRYLSYFPANYSEKPPVVEAKPPKAFEKTIEDILPANQNAPFNMYDLIERVIDEGSFCEIKKLFAPELITGLARLNGQTIGIIANQPRVKGGVLFHDSADKAAKFITLCDAFNIPLLFLADIPGFMIGTKVERAGIIRHGAKMISAMSEATVPKISIIVRKAYGAGLYAMAGPAFEPDCCLAFPNAQIAVMGPEAAVNAVYANKIAELPEEERAAFVEQKREEYRRDIDIYRLASEMVVDGIIAPNQLRDELIRRFDAYMSKYMTFSERKHGVYPV
- a CDS encoding DHA2 family efflux MFS transporter permease subunit; protein product: MAMFLTGYIIFSVLVLAVANIALIRRKNAPVPPDAKRAEASTSAVANSDEKTVQTTAPSGQTALANIGDSRVKVVVTIILGAFVAILNQTLINVALPHMMNDFNVETSTIQWLVTGYMLVNGVLIPISPFLIAKFPTKKLFLSGMSFFAIGAFICSVAPSFSVILTGRLIQAVGAGIIMQLMMVIMLTIFPPEKRGVAMGTVGIAMMFAPAVGPTLSGWIVEHYTWRLLFYVVLPIAIIDIVLAFLWLKNTPKTGNPLLDWRGAIYSTIGFGGVLYGFSEAGSNGWGQTSVIVSIIIGVIFLILFTWRSLTMENPILNFRVFKYNVFTLSTIIGCVINMALFAAMVLLPVYLQNLRGFTPFDAGLLLLPGAIVMAIMSPISGWIFDRIGARMLAIVGLVITVVTTWEFSKLTMDTPYSHILAIYIFRMFGMSMLSMPIMTEGLNALPRHLYSHGTAMANTLRQVAASLGTAFLVTIMSNRTKFHAENYRNEMTENNPFFMDIVAQLKHAIPSDEAIAQLLYGIVQQHSAVEGINDAFFVATGLAVLALILAFFLKGKKKDVPSA
- a CDS encoding HlyD family secretion protein, with the translated sequence MNAKRLITLNIIVLILLVGGGFAAYYYVNEVTNYIKTDNARIDGQAITITAPFSGKLTSWSGNVGKTFNSDAKIGEIFDGKNTIPVTVPHHMTIVQQNAVENSFVAAGMTLARGYDLDDLWVTANIEETDIRDVKVGQDVDIYVDAYPDRKFTGKVEKIGNATANTFSLLPSSNATGNYTKVTQVIPVTISIDDDNGAGLVPGMNVTVRIHK